Genomic segment of Sebastes umbrosus isolate fSebUmb1 chromosome 22, fSebUmb1.pri, whole genome shotgun sequence:
CAGAAATAGCAACAGAAAAGAGTGGGAGTTCTACTTTGGCTGaatgtaactgtgtgtgtgtgtgtgtgtgtgtgtgtgtgtgtgtgtgtgtgaacgttaCCTCCCAGGTGTGACATCGCCCCCAGCAGGCCTCGGTGGTGATGCGCAGTCCCCTGCAGCCCGGCTTCTGGGCCACGAAGGAGAACTCTCGCACGGCGCAGCCTCGGAAACCGTGAAGCGTGGTCGTCACGGCGACGCACACCTCGGCTGCCCCGGCAaccaggaggagaaggaggaaagaCAGGGGCAGGGGTCGGagatgcatgctgggaaagaTGGctagagaaaagaaaaaataaagaagtaacTTTGACGGATGGAAAACTATTTGTGGAGTATTTATATCCATTATTCCTAAACTAGAGGTGACCTTCCACCTGAGTGGAATAAAATGCCatgttttttgtcatatttacaGACTACAATATTCAGTTTGGCctattaaaaatggaaaatgaattGCTGAAGGTTTTATTGCCAATATTTTACATCTATAGAGGAAGATGACCCACAAAAGCTGACTGACTCTCAGAGCAGTATACATGACTCACAACTCCCTCTAGTGTTCATTATGGATACTGCAGCCAACAATAACcgtaactgtaaaaaaaatatttatttcaatgggtaattaattattcaaactaagctaaactttcaaattaaaaatgaacaacaaaacattttaattctACAAATCTGAAGTGTAGTTAATTAATTTCACTTTTACGCATAAAAAGCTTTTTCAATTAGAATCAATCGTCATTTTGGAGACATCTGCTTAATTACTCTCCAAGCAAACCACTTAAACTGTACTAAAACAACTGGAGTCACCTCATCTTAGCCAGACTGCAAAATGCTTCACTTGTATTAAGAAATAtaacactgaaataaaaatTCTTTCTGCATGAACAGAATGATGTGAATACTTTTATAGGCAATGAGACACTGTCTTCACTGTGAGTACCATAACTCCACATATACGTATGAAGCTACACTAACCGTGGTGTAAAATAGCCTGCTAACATAATTACGTacactttttttgtctttaaaacatcttaaaaaattattattaataaaatgaatacCTGCCGTATAACTTAATAGATCATTTATAAAACAATTCTCACCTTTTCAGCTGAAGATCTTGCAGAGATGTGAGCTGCTggactccggtgtctccctgctcggACAACAACCAGTGAATGGAACAAATCtgtccttgttgttgtttttagaaGGCCATTAGGGCGGACGGACACTCTGACATCATAGCAATTACAATGAAATACCATTAGACCCCAAGCCAGAAATAATGGAGACTCCCTGGAAAATACTGATGCTTGTCTATGTTTTCTTAACCTCAGCCTGTAtctctctgtgtgagtgtgtgtgtgcagctcttTATCCAACTTTGGTCGACTCTCAGTGATGTAAGGATTGTCCGTACTCAACGTGACACTTACTGTGACAAAGGATTGGTAATGTGAATACAAAGGACAGAACTTTTTAAACTCTTACAGGGTAATTTAAAACCTTTGGCACcatatgactttaaaaaaaagtcctgacAATTTCAAAATTAAGGGATTAAATAAGGTGAACTCATCGGAGTAATTGTCTCTTCCGCTCTAACATGGACATTTTTGTTCTTAAAGTTCCATATCATACCAGTGTTTTTGCACGTTTTAGCCCGTTAACTAAAACTATACTTTACATCACAGCTAACCATTTTGCAAACCGTGCTGCTTTTGGTTTTGTGGCATATATTTGCTACCGTTCCACGCAGCCATTGATTTCCATTCATTGTTTCATCACAATGCAAATATTAGGTAActctgatgctttttttttttagcagattTTATGTTAATTGCGATGACTCACGCAACTCAACTCAAGTTTCAAAAGTCTGCTAGTTGACTTTGACACCATatggaaatgaatggaaatcaATGTTTGCCTGAAACGGTTGGAAAAATGCAtcaaaactgcatttgaaaatggtcagcaaaaatgaaaaagaatgtttttaaaaaaaatgtaatttaaacacGCTTATAAGCAgattaaagcagcatttttttgCTAAACAACACTAACATATTATCGTCTTATAAAGTTGGTATGGCTAATGATGTTAATGCTAAGTTAACAGTGTATTATTTACACATGCAGCAGGGACAAAGCAACATAATCATTCATTTGAAGTTGCCAGACGAATGTTAGTCCAATATTTATTCTCCTTTTATCTCTGCTTTGGTCTCCTCCAACTCCTGACGGAAATGTTTGGCTAATTAACTGTTCCAGTAGCTAGGTGCTAACTGTACCTGCTGTTTGATGCTTGGCAGGTAGTGTACGTGGGTTTATAAGAGCTCTTACACTGAAAACAACTTTCTGTCCAAAACAGGAAATGCAGATTGTGGGACAAAAGAACAAAACGATATGCTAAAAGAGATTGATAATTCTCAGAGAGTTCGTAATTACAAAAGTGACAGGAGatgggtgctatgcttccgcAACGGCACCGTCGGGCGGTGtgacgttatcagctgtaaccaccagCCTAGCTATATTaaaaaagcacagagaagctcggataaCAActaacacagagggagagtgacttcatcctctgctcaggtagacattactcctctatatctttacatagcaagtagatgtttgctgctatattaatgctctggatgtcGTGTAGAGCAACTTTAAGTAACGTGCATTGTGCCTGTTGAAAAAAGGAAGTAAATTTAATATTACTGAAGAGACAAAAGAGGTGACACAAAAAACAGCAGACTCTCAGAGTGTTTTCTCAAAGTGAAGTTTCATTTTTAGCacatagttttttttcctccattctACACCCCCCTGTAATGTTACGTACAGTAGTAAGCCTCTCTACATTCAAACCCCCCCCCACCGCTGTGTTGGTCCCCAAAATatacatcttcttcttcttctgcatcaTCTTAATCATCTTCTCTAAGGTTTTTcttcaacacaacaaacacagaccATTGGGCAGACAGTGCAAATCTAGAAATTCAGTGAAATTGCTACGTAATGCAGTTGTAGGTTTCGGTAACATTATATTCTCATTCTGTTACTGTTGCTCTGACTTATTGCCATTCTATCGTGTCTAACTCTAcgtcttttctttcctctgtctttctcctcctctgtttttTATCTTTACTGGCCGTTTTCAATGAATCCGTTCACACTGCCCCTCTGATTTAAAGCATTTGTTTCAATTTGGCCGCACGAAAATGGCCACAGAGAGGAAATGTGGCGGCGAATGAAACCAGCGTTTGATGGCTGTCTGTGAGGCGATACCCGAGCTCTCTACAAACACTCTCTCTTCTCTCGCTTCCTGTTCCGGAGCAGTTCTAGGATGTACGACAGAGTTGTAGAAAGAGGAATATTACTATTGACCAATATAGGTGAGAAAAGTGGGAGCTGGGGTTCCGTTTTCCCCCGAGTCAGCTGACCGACTGACAATAACAATCAAGAGGGTTTGTGAGTAAGCTAGCcaaaacaaaaatcataaagtaaGCTGAGGTTTAGATCAGCGAGGTcaagttttgtctcttttttttgtgtgtttcttgcCTGAATCAAAACGTTTGAAATCCAaccaaatgttgttgtttttttgtggaggTTTTGAGGTGTTTACTGGTGCAGTATCAGACTGCTATTACACCTAATCAGTCAGTGCATTTTCTGTGGCCGCCATGGAGCACGGCCCATGCTAATTTGCATGCTTTACGCTCCTGTCGTGTGCAGAAACAGGAGAAAAACTGCCTGAAAGTTAAaagaatatacagtattgtaGTACTTAGAGAAGAGAGGCTTATGTCAATGGTTCCCAACTTGAGGGTCGGGGACTCTTAAGGGGTCCTCAGATAAATCAGAAAGGTCAcaagttaattaaaaaataaaacattatttaaacaaAATTATCTTTCAAATTTTTGCTCTTTAGTATTTTTACTGATTTGTATTCTTGAGGTTGAGCACCCGATTGGAACGCACACTtgatttttatctgttttatttttattcttgtgaaatacttttACCTACAATCAAAActatttcatgagaaaaaaaaaacactctttggTTGAACTGCTCGCAACTCATATCCACACGAAAGCCAAGGGGGTTTTGTTTGTTCtaaggggtcacaagccaaaaggttgggaaccactagcACATGTAATAatgttaactgttaaatgttaatGTGAGCTCATATCTCAAAAGCTTCatccgaaatcacatactacGCCCTACATACCCAACAGGTGTaatatcgttcaacatacttttgtgtgaataaacagcagtatgtatcttttcggacgcagtGAGCTGTAaattacgtcgtcacttcctgagagcctccttgccagttggagacgtgtaaccatggtaacctcatgtgaccaaaacaacaatttgtgagaatcaaattctgaactaatttaaaaaatatatattacgcctagcaaagtgaaatcgtATACTTTGTTAAATTGAAGctttattgatgttacagagctgtccgtcaacgtctgttacgaacgttgtcgtcactaccgcattgcattgtgggatatttatgccaccgtagtgtccgttgtttgcatactgtaatatttcaccgaaTATAGTATACAATAcgtgtactattggtttcatactaaggttttggacataataaaaaatctcacatcctgttttagcgtactgagtagcatgttagtgtggaatttcggacgcaaacacagtcttcatcagcagatatggtgccttcaaatgaaactcgtgagcttgtgtttacaacatgggaagttgtttacacgatatgcttggcgttcaagtggttaagtcgtgagaacaccactgc
This window contains:
- the LOC119482021 gene encoding glycoprotein hormone beta-5-like, whose protein sequence is MHLRPLPLSFLLLLLVAGAAEVCVAVTTTLHGFRGCAVREFSFVAQKPGCRGLRITTEACWGRCHTWEKPVPDPPYIHRQHRVCTYSRTRHMTARLPGCQPNVSPLYHYPMALHCHCAVCSTQDTECETF